The proteins below are encoded in one region of Tomitella fengzijianii:
- a CDS encoding DUF5130 family protein — translation MATGELTYPAVDESALPLGFVVTSSGRVSGVRHSGDEPYDDSPFTHEDRNRIDRTLTEATRRTRILWTIYIGELGAASADRARELHSTLPRPDESVLIAVSPNEHSIEIVGGDAVGHRFDDRVAQLGASAAVSSFQRGDLVDGLVSAVRVMAAAVSPVRV, via the coding sequence GTGGCAACTGGTGAGCTGACCTATCCCGCAGTCGACGAGTCCGCGCTGCCCTTGGGCTTCGTCGTGACGTCCAGCGGCAGGGTCTCGGGTGTACGGCACTCGGGCGATGAGCCGTACGACGATTCCCCGTTCACACACGAGGACCGCAACCGCATCGATCGCACCCTCACGGAGGCGACGCGGCGCACCCGCATCCTGTGGACGATCTACATCGGCGAGCTGGGCGCTGCGTCGGCGGACCGTGCACGTGAGTTGCACTCCACCCTCCCGCGGCCGGACGAGTCGGTGCTGATCGCGGTTTCGCCCAACGAGCACAGCATCGAGATCGTGGGCGGCGACGCCGTCGGCCACCGCTTCGACGACCGCGTCGCACAGCTCGGCGCGTCGGCCGCCGTCTCCTCCTTCCAGCGCGGCGACCTGGTCGACGGGCTCGTCAGCGCGGTGCGGGTGATGGCCGCGGCCGTCAGCCCCGTTCGCGTCTGA
- the ctaJ gene encoding aa3-type cytochrome oxidase subunit CtaJ, with the protein MTIWETVLIYLGAPLLITIVMAIWGLTSRVAKPKYYTLGEKWTGGTVWWGAVDEAPWHAHGTGRAIEAGVSGGAASGNW; encoded by the coding sequence GTGACCATCTGGGAGACAGTGCTTATCTACCTGGGCGCGCCGCTGCTCATCACGATCGTGATGGCGATCTGGGGCCTGACGTCGCGGGTGGCCAAGCCGAAGTACTACACCTTGGGCGAAAAGTGGACCGGCGGCACCGTGTGGTGGGGCGCCGTCGACGAGGCCCCGTGGCATGCGCACGGCACCGGGCGCGCGATCGAGGCCGGCGTGAGTGGAGGAGCGGCAAGTGGCAACTGGTGA
- a CDS encoding HNH endonuclease: MTESTKNTRSTHCMRRANGARGGGVRPGPFERARRVLVLNASWEPLGAVAFQRAVVMVVCGKAELVAPTEDGRLLHSERLVVPFPSVIQLAAYVHVPYQARTPLTRAGLMARDGRRCVYCGGRADTIDHVVPRSRGGGHSWENCVASCGACNRKKADRLLEEIGWRLPRPPTPPQGRHWRVLSEVPDPDPQWLPYLGQGAA; this comes from the coding sequence ATGACGGAATCCACTAAGAACACGCGGTCCACACACTGCATGCGTCGTGCCAACGGCGCACGTGGCGGCGGCGTGCGCCCAGGGCCGTTCGAGCGCGCGCGCCGCGTGCTCGTGCTCAACGCGAGCTGGGAGCCTCTCGGCGCCGTGGCGTTCCAGCGGGCGGTGGTGATGGTGGTGTGCGGCAAGGCCGAGCTGGTCGCCCCCACCGAGGACGGGCGGCTGCTGCACTCGGAGCGCCTGGTGGTGCCGTTCCCGTCCGTCATCCAGCTGGCCGCGTACGTGCACGTCCCGTACCAGGCGCGGACGCCGCTGACCCGCGCCGGGCTGATGGCGCGCGACGGCCGCCGGTGCGTCTACTGCGGCGGCCGGGCCGACACGATCGACCACGTGGTGCCGCGCAGCCGCGGCGGCGGGCACTCGTGGGAGAACTGCGTTGCCAGCTGCGGGGCCTGCAACAGGAAGAAGGCGGACCGGCTGCTCGAGGAGATCGGCTGGCGGCTTCCGCGGCCGCCCACACCACCGCAGGGCCGGCATTGGCGGGTGCTGTCCGAGGTGCCCGATCCGGATCCGCAGTGGCTGCCGTACCTGGGGCAGGGGGCGGCGTGA
- a CDS encoding globin, translated as MASPRQPSTFYDEVGGAATFAALVHRFYQEVRDDEILRPMYPEDDLDGAERRLRMFLEQYWGGPHTYSDERGHPRLRMRHVQFHISPIERDAWLRCMHTAVASIGDDVMDAAHRDAFLRYIAMAAETLVNAPM; from the coding sequence ATGGCCTCTCCGCGTCAACCCTCGACCTTCTACGACGAGGTGGGCGGCGCCGCCACGTTCGCCGCGCTCGTCCACCGCTTCTATCAGGAAGTGCGCGATGACGAGATCCTGCGGCCCATGTACCCGGAGGACGACCTCGACGGCGCCGAGCGGCGCCTGCGCATGTTCCTCGAGCAGTACTGGGGCGGGCCGCACACCTACAGCGACGAACGCGGACACCCGCGCCTGCGGATGCGGCACGTCCAGTTCCACATCAGCCCCATCGAGCGCGACGCGTGGCTGCGCTGCATGCACACCGCCGTCGCGTCGATCGGCGACGACGTCATGGACGCCGCGCACCGGGACGCGTTCCTGCGCTATATCGCCATGGCCGCGGAGACCCTGGTGAACGCGCCGATGTGA
- a CDS encoding acyl-CoA thioesterase has product MEVGYRTAVAARWSDMDPFRHVNNAAVVTLLEEARIPWLFAPERPTAALADGVFLADLRVRYRGQLVLEDSPVEVVMWISRIRAADFTIVAELRPKGTDEASPASVVSHAQLAAVDLENQRIRRLSPDERAYLEEFRRD; this is encoded by the coding sequence ATGGAGGTCGGGTACAGGACTGCTGTCGCGGCGCGTTGGTCGGATATGGACCCGTTCCGGCACGTCAACAACGCAGCGGTGGTCACGCTGCTGGAGGAGGCGCGCATCCCGTGGCTCTTCGCGCCGGAGAGGCCCACGGCGGCTCTCGCCGACGGCGTGTTCCTGGCCGACCTGCGCGTGCGTTACCGGGGGCAGCTCGTGCTCGAGGACAGCCCCGTCGAGGTGGTGATGTGGATCAGCCGCATCCGGGCGGCGGACTTCACGATCGTCGCCGAACTGCGGCCCAAGGGCACCGACGAGGCGAGTCCCGCATCGGTGGTCAGCCACGCCCAGCTGGCCGCCGTAGACCTGGAGAATCAGCGCATCCGCCGGCTTTCGCCGGACGAGCGCGCGTACCTCGAGGAGTTCCGACGTGATTGA
- a CDS encoding NAD-glutamate dehydrogenase, whose protein sequence is MGFGGSGADPAGGGVPDEVVEALTARYRLTHAGIGVPGRLDSEMARHHVRLGLTRTAGEALVSLRLLPFAGAGPDTRSDPVAAATADAAAGDGDQRSGESATPGTGGAADSPAQHPAAAVLQVVTDDAPFLVESLIALLGSSGIAVDHIVHPILRVRRDGEGRLVAIEGDATSREDCDGEGRPREQLHAPGDAGGRVESWIHLELSGLPPELRRDVEHRVRALLADIGWVVEDTTAMHDIMRTVADDVERGRGVGTADEATARECAELLRWMSSGHLALLGYRRYAVDSAVDPGQAGTAVQTAVADSGLGVFHSGEFTDARLRVVTGSDAAAPDGSATARLLTLTQGQSSTVAMHVLHPFYVGVRAYDDGGRLRGEHRFLGVFTMSAMHQSVFDIPVLGRRARSVLDRSGYAEDSFNGQSIVEIIESYPRTEMFATSTAQLLHVVDAVLDLGVRRGVRLFLRGDRNGRFISALVYLPRDRYTTTTRLGMRDVLLDELGGTDADYSARITESALAMVHYTIQAPAAWDEPEAGGDGLDLSGRRVLEIQERLAELTRSWDDALMEKSGETAAGRALVRRYARAFPDSYKEDFTADDAAQDIDVLQSLEPGAIQAAWRRDPRRRAGQWRLMIYLARKGISLSRIVPVLQSLGVDVIFERPYPLVRPDGVRCWVYSFGITLVEDLKSRSDITPEGEVGRRFLEAFEAVWNQQAESDRFDELVMRAGVGWREAAVLRAYGRYLRQARFSYSLEHIQNVLCDNPEVVRSLVELFRARFTPGPDGESDDDAGAPGQADDADSARRARADEISAAVSGELDRILSIDTDRVLRAFLHLITGTVRTNFYMLDGEGAPRAALSFKLAAQEIPELPRPRPMYEVYVYSPRVAGVHLRYGAVARGGLRWSDRREDFRTEVLGLVKAQAVKNAVIVPLGAKGGFVVKRPPAATGDVQADRDALRAEGVACYKTFIRGLLDVTDNLDTATGRAVPPRRVVRHDGDDTYLVVAADKGTASFSDIANGVAADYGYWLGDAFASGGSSGYDHKEMGITARGAWESVRRHFRERGVDTQTQDITAVGVGDMSGDVFGNGMLCSEHIRLVAAFDHRHVFVDPNPSAAAGFAERQRLYALPRSSWADYDTSLISAGGGVWPRTAKSVPVSPQMRAALGLADDVDALSAPELVRAVLLAPADLLWNGGIGTYVKARTESDADVGDKANDAVRVDGADLRVRVVGEGGNLGVTQHGRIEYARRGGPDGAGGAINTDAIDNSAGVDSSDHEVNIKILLQHAIAAGRLREADRDALLASMTDDVAAMVLADNVSQNRVLGVDRRQATAMLRVYERMVDWLEAHAGMDRAIEGLPGPDEFDRREEAGEGLTSPELSVLLAYVKLAMKRELLAGSLPDSGVLARRLPEYFPAVLRERFARDIDDHPLRREIIATVVANDVVDRAGITFMFRLGELAGAGVGDAVRAFITVESVFGLERLWERIDEAGIGVRTADHLTLVTRRLVDRASRWLLANRPQPLQVAAEIRRFQTHIAALTPLVPQVVGGAARDRYEARTAELTQAGVPPDLAREVAGQLDRFALLDICTTAEVLECDAREVTRLYFALAERLRMDDFQVAVSELERGDRWHALARLTLREDLYSAMRMLTEDVLRGGEPGEDPPTMIREWESGNTSRIGRARMMLAEIAEHGRPDLASLSVAARQFRSMVGVSTVRPDPPRRSGTSDG, encoded by the coding sequence ATGGGGTTCGGAGGTTCCGGCGCGGACCCGGCGGGCGGAGGCGTCCCCGACGAGGTCGTCGAGGCGCTGACCGCCCGCTATCGGCTGACGCACGCGGGCATCGGCGTGCCGGGGCGTCTCGACTCGGAGATGGCCCGGCACCACGTGCGGTTGGGGCTCACCCGCACCGCGGGCGAAGCGCTGGTGAGCCTGCGTCTGCTGCCCTTCGCGGGCGCCGGCCCGGATACCCGATCCGATCCGGTTGCGGCCGCGACCGCGGATGCCGCCGCCGGCGACGGGGATCAGAGATCCGGGGAGTCGGCGACGCCCGGCACCGGCGGTGCGGCGGACTCGCCGGCCCAGCACCCTGCGGCAGCTGTCCTGCAGGTCGTCACCGACGACGCGCCGTTCCTCGTCGAGTCGCTGATCGCCCTGCTCGGCAGTTCCGGAATCGCGGTCGACCACATCGTCCACCCCATCCTGCGGGTACGCCGCGACGGGGAAGGACGCCTGGTCGCCATCGAAGGTGACGCGACCTCGCGCGAGGATTGCGACGGAGAGGGCCGGCCGCGTGAACAGCTCCACGCGCCGGGCGACGCCGGTGGGCGGGTCGAGTCGTGGATCCACCTCGAACTGTCCGGACTTCCCCCGGAGCTGCGCCGCGACGTCGAGCACAGGGTGCGTGCGCTGCTCGCCGACATCGGCTGGGTGGTCGAGGACACCACGGCGATGCACGACATCATGCGCACCGTCGCCGACGACGTCGAGCGCGGCCGCGGAGTCGGCACGGCGGACGAGGCGACGGCCCGCGAGTGTGCGGAGCTGCTGCGGTGGATGTCCTCGGGCCACCTGGCGCTGCTCGGCTACCGGAGATACGCCGTCGACTCCGCCGTCGACCCCGGGCAGGCGGGGACCGCCGTGCAGACCGCGGTGGCGGACAGCGGGTTGGGCGTGTTCCATTCGGGCGAGTTCACCGACGCCCGCCTGCGCGTCGTCACCGGCAGCGACGCCGCCGCGCCGGACGGCTCCGCCACGGCCCGGCTTCTGACGCTGACGCAGGGGCAGTCCTCCACCGTCGCCATGCACGTGCTCCACCCGTTCTACGTGGGCGTGCGCGCGTACGACGACGGCGGCCGGCTGCGCGGCGAGCACAGGTTCCTCGGGGTCTTCACCATGTCGGCGATGCACCAGAGCGTCTTCGACATCCCGGTGCTGGGCCGACGGGCGCGCAGCGTCCTGGACCGCTCCGGGTATGCGGAGGACAGCTTCAACGGGCAGTCGATCGTCGAGATCATCGAGTCCTATCCCCGCACGGAGATGTTCGCGACGTCCACGGCGCAGTTGCTGCACGTGGTGGACGCGGTGCTGGATCTGGGTGTGCGACGCGGCGTGCGGCTGTTTCTGCGCGGGGATCGCAACGGGCGGTTCATCTCCGCGCTCGTCTACCTTCCCCGCGACCGCTACACGACCACGACACGGCTGGGGATGCGGGACGTGCTGCTCGACGAGCTCGGCGGCACGGATGCCGACTACAGCGCGCGGATCACCGAGTCGGCGCTGGCGATGGTGCACTACACGATCCAGGCGCCGGCGGCGTGGGACGAGCCCGAGGCCGGCGGTGACGGCCTGGACCTGAGCGGACGCCGGGTGCTGGAGATCCAGGAGCGCCTGGCCGAGCTGACCCGCAGCTGGGACGACGCGCTGATGGAGAAGTCCGGCGAGACCGCAGCGGGGCGGGCGCTCGTGCGCCGGTATGCCCGCGCGTTCCCGGATTCGTACAAGGAGGACTTCACGGCCGACGATGCGGCGCAGGACATCGACGTGCTGCAGTCGCTGGAGCCCGGCGCGATCCAAGCCGCCTGGCGCCGCGACCCGCGCAGGAGGGCCGGTCAGTGGCGCCTGATGATCTACCTGGCGCGCAAGGGGATCTCGCTGAGCCGGATCGTGCCCGTGCTGCAGAGCCTGGGCGTGGACGTCATCTTCGAGCGTCCCTACCCGCTGGTGCGGCCGGACGGGGTCCGGTGCTGGGTGTACTCGTTCGGCATCACGCTGGTGGAGGACCTGAAGTCCCGCAGCGACATCACCCCCGAGGGCGAGGTGGGCCGCCGGTTCCTGGAGGCCTTCGAGGCGGTGTGGAACCAGCAGGCGGAGTCCGACCGCTTCGACGAGTTGGTGATGCGCGCGGGCGTCGGCTGGCGTGAAGCGGCGGTGCTGCGCGCCTACGGCCGGTATCTGCGGCAGGCCCGGTTCTCCTACAGCCTCGAACACATCCAGAACGTCCTGTGCGACAACCCGGAGGTGGTGCGGTCGCTGGTCGAGCTGTTCCGCGCACGGTTCACACCGGGGCCGGACGGCGAGAGCGACGACGATGCCGGCGCACCGGGGCAGGCCGACGACGCGGATTCGGCGCGCCGCGCGCGCGCCGACGAGATCTCGGCCGCCGTCTCCGGCGAGCTCGACCGCATCCTCAGCATCGACACCGACCGTGTGCTGCGCGCGTTCCTGCACCTGATCACGGGCACGGTGCGCACCAACTTCTACATGCTCGACGGGGAGGGCGCGCCGCGGGCGGCCCTGTCGTTCAAGCTGGCCGCGCAGGAGATCCCCGAGCTGCCCCGGCCCCGGCCGATGTACGAGGTGTACGTCTACTCGCCGCGGGTGGCGGGCGTGCACCTGCGCTACGGCGCGGTGGCCCGCGGCGGGCTGCGCTGGTCGGATCGGCGGGAGGACTTCCGCACCGAGGTGCTGGGCCTGGTGAAAGCGCAGGCGGTGAAGAACGCGGTGATCGTCCCGCTGGGCGCCAAGGGCGGGTTCGTGGTCAAGCGGCCGCCCGCGGCGACGGGCGACGTGCAGGCGGACCGGGACGCGCTGCGGGCGGAGGGCGTCGCCTGCTACAAGACGTTCATCCGCGGGCTGCTCGACGTCACGGACAACCTCGATACGGCGACGGGGCGCGCGGTGCCGCCGCGGCGCGTCGTGCGCCACGACGGCGACGACACCTACCTCGTGGTGGCTGCCGACAAGGGGACGGCGTCGTTCTCGGACATCGCCAACGGGGTCGCCGCGGACTACGGATACTGGCTGGGCGACGCCTTCGCCTCCGGCGGGTCCAGCGGGTACGACCACAAGGAGATGGGCATCACCGCCCGCGGCGCCTGGGAGAGCGTGCGACGGCACTTCCGGGAGCGGGGGGTGGACACGCAGACCCAGGACATCACCGCGGTCGGCGTCGGGGACATGAGCGGCGACGTGTTCGGCAACGGCATGCTGTGCAGCGAGCACATCCGGCTGGTCGCCGCGTTCGACCACCGCCACGTCTTCGTGGACCCGAACCCGTCCGCGGCGGCCGGGTTCGCGGAGCGACAGCGCCTCTACGCGTTGCCGCGATCGTCGTGGGCCGACTACGACACGTCGCTGATCAGCGCTGGCGGCGGCGTGTGGCCCCGGACGGCCAAATCGGTTCCGGTGAGCCCGCAGATGCGGGCCGCATTGGGGCTGGCGGACGACGTGGACGCGCTGTCCGCGCCCGAACTGGTGCGCGCCGTGCTCCTGGCGCCGGCGGACCTGCTGTGGAACGGCGGAATCGGCACCTACGTCAAGGCCCGCACGGAGTCGGATGCGGACGTGGGCGACAAGGCCAACGACGCCGTCCGCGTGGACGGAGCCGACCTGCGGGTGCGCGTGGTGGGCGAGGGCGGCAACCTGGGGGTGACGCAGCACGGGCGGATCGAGTACGCGCGGAGGGGCGGCCCCGACGGCGCCGGCGGCGCGATCAACACCGACGCCATCGACAACTCGGCGGGCGTGGACAGCTCCGACCACGAGGTGAACATCAAGATCCTCCTGCAGCACGCCATCGCCGCCGGCCGCCTGCGCGAGGCCGACCGCGACGCGCTGCTGGCGTCGATGACCGACGACGTCGCTGCGATGGTGCTGGCCGACAACGTCAGCCAGAACCGCGTGCTGGGCGTGGACCGTCGGCAGGCCACGGCGATGCTGCGCGTCTACGAGAGGATGGTGGACTGGCTCGAGGCGCACGCCGGCATGGACCGCGCCATCGAGGGTCTGCCCGGGCCGGACGAGTTCGACCGGCGCGAGGAGGCGGGGGAGGGGCTCACCTCGCCGGAATTGTCGGTTCTGCTGGCGTACGTGAAGCTCGCGATGAAGCGGGAGCTGCTGGCGGGGTCGCTACCGGACTCCGGGGTGCTGGCCCGGCGCCTGCCGGAGTACTTTCCGGCGGTGCTGCGTGAGCGGTTCGCCCGCGACATCGACGACCACCCGCTGCGGCGGGAGATCATCGCCACCGTCGTCGCCAACGATGTGGTGGACCGCGCGGGCATCACGTTCATGTTCCGCCTGGGGGAACTCGCCGGGGCAGGGGTCGGCGACGCGGTCCGCGCGTTCATCACGGTGGAGAGCGTCTTCGGGCTGGAACGGCTGTGGGAGCGCATCGACGAGGCCGGCATCGGTGTCCGCACCGCCGACCACCTGACGCTGGTCACGCGCCGCCTGGTGGACAGGGCGTCGCGCTGGCTACTGGCGAACCGCCCGCAGCCGCTGCAGGTGGCCGCCGAGATCCGGCGTTTCCAGACGCACATCGCGGCGCTCACGCCCCTGGTGCCGCAGGTGGTGGGCGGAGCGGCGCGCGACCGTTACGAGGCGCGCACCGCCGAGCTGACGCAGGCGGGCGTGCCGCCGGACCTCGCCCGGGAGGTGGCCGGCCAGCTGGACCGGTTCGCGCTGCTGGACATCTGCACCACGGCCGAGGTGCTCGAGTGCGATGCGCGCGAGGTGACGCGGCTGTACTTCGCGCTGGCAGAGCGGCTGCGCATGGACGATTTCCAGGTGGCGGTCTCGGAGCTCGAACGCGGTGACCGGTGGCACGCGCTGGCCCGCCTGACGCTGCGCGAGGACCTCTACAGCGCGATGCGGATGCTCACCGAAGACGTGCTGCGCGGTGGGGAACCGGGCGAGGACCCGCCGACGATGATCCGGGAATGGGAGTCCGGCAACACGTCCCGGATCGGGAGGGCCCGGATGATGCTCGCGGAGATCGCCGAGCACGGCCGGCCCGACCTCGCATCGCTGTCGGTCGCGGCGCGGCAGTTCCGTAGCATGGTCGGCGTCTCGACGGTGCGGCCGGACCCGCCCCGTCGTTCCGGCACGTCTGACGGGTGA
- a CDS encoding acyl-CoA thioesterase, with amino-acid sequence MTEPFRVRLQLRWGDCDQLGHINNVMYLEYAQEARLRFLRELAGAAAHSIGAIVVRRVEIDFDRSLQYTAEGIDVQVWVLKVGTSSFTLRHRIFDPEGNVYSTVDAIAVAVDLESGTSRPIPDDVRRILAEQILDA; translated from the coding sequence GTGACCGAGCCGTTCCGGGTGCGCCTGCAGCTGCGCTGGGGTGACTGCGATCAATTGGGGCACATCAACAACGTGATGTACCTCGAATACGCGCAGGAGGCGCGACTGCGCTTCCTGCGCGAGCTCGCCGGCGCCGCAGCGCACTCGATCGGCGCGATCGTGGTGCGCAGGGTCGAGATCGACTTCGACCGTTCGCTGCAGTACACCGCCGAGGGCATCGACGTCCAGGTGTGGGTGTTGAAGGTGGGCACGAGTTCGTTCACCTTGCGGCATCGGATCTTCGACCCGGAGGGGAACGTCTATTCCACCGTCGACGCGATAGCCGTGGCGGTGGATCTGGAAAGCGGGACGTCCCGTCCCATCCCCGACGACGTGCGGAGGATCCTGGCGGAGCAGATTCTCGACGCCTGA
- the ettA gene encoding energy-dependent translational throttle protein EttA codes for MSEFIYTMKKVRKAHGDKVILDDVTMSFYPGAKIGVVGPNGAGKSSILKIMAGLDQPSNGEAFLDPGATVGILQQEPPLNEEKTVKENVEEGLGEIKVKLDRFNEIAELMATDYSDELMEEMGRLQEDLDHADAWDLDSQLEQAMDALRCPPGDAPVTHLSGGERRRVALCKLLLSKPDLLLLDEPTNHLDAESVLWLEQHLASYPGAVLAVTHDRYFLDHVAQWICEVDRGKLHPYEGNYSTYLEKKAERLEVQGKKDQKLQRRLKEELAWVRSGAKARQAKNKARLQRYEQMADEADKLRKLDFEEIQIPTPPRLGDVVVEADKLTKGFGDRVLIKDLSFTLPRNGIVGVIGPNGVGKTTLFKTIVGLEQPDSGTVKVGETVRLSYVDQGRENIDPKKTVFEVVSDGLDYIEVGQNEMPSRAYVSAFGFKGPDQQKPAGVLSGGERNRLNLALTLKEGGNLILLDEPTNDLDVETLGSLENALESFPGCAVVISHDRWFLDRTCTHILAWEGNVSEGQWYWYEGNFEGYEANKTERLGVDASRPHRVTYRKLTRD; via the coding sequence GTGTCGGAGTTCATCTACACCATGAAGAAGGTGCGCAAGGCGCACGGTGACAAGGTCATCCTCGACGACGTCACGATGAGCTTCTACCCCGGCGCAAAGATCGGTGTGGTCGGACCCAACGGCGCCGGCAAGTCCAGCATCCTCAAGATCATGGCCGGGCTGGATCAGCCCAGCAACGGGGAGGCGTTCCTGGACCCGGGCGCCACCGTGGGGATCCTGCAGCAGGAGCCGCCTCTCAACGAGGAAAAGACCGTCAAGGAGAACGTCGAGGAAGGCCTCGGCGAGATCAAGGTGAAGCTGGACCGCTTCAACGAGATCGCCGAGCTCATGGCCACCGACTACTCGGACGAGCTCATGGAGGAGATGGGCAGGCTCCAGGAGGACCTCGACCACGCCGACGCGTGGGACCTCGACTCGCAGCTGGAGCAGGCGATGGACGCCCTGCGCTGCCCGCCCGGCGACGCGCCCGTCACCCACCTGTCCGGCGGTGAGCGCCGCCGCGTCGCGCTGTGCAAGCTGTTGCTCAGCAAGCCGGACCTGCTCCTGCTCGACGAGCCCACCAACCACCTGGACGCGGAATCGGTGCTGTGGCTCGAGCAGCACCTGGCGAGCTACCCGGGCGCAGTGCTCGCCGTCACACACGACCGCTACTTCCTCGACCACGTCGCGCAGTGGATCTGCGAGGTGGACCGCGGCAAGCTGCACCCGTACGAGGGCAACTACTCGACCTATCTGGAGAAGAAGGCCGAGCGCCTCGAGGTGCAGGGCAAGAAGGATCAGAAGCTGCAGCGGCGCCTCAAGGAGGAGCTCGCCTGGGTGCGCTCCGGCGCGAAGGCCCGCCAGGCCAAGAACAAGGCCCGCCTGCAGCGCTACGAGCAGATGGCGGACGAGGCCGACAAGCTGCGCAAGCTGGACTTCGAGGAGATCCAGATCCCCACGCCTCCGCGCCTGGGCGACGTGGTGGTGGAGGCCGACAAGCTCACCAAGGGCTTCGGCGACAGGGTCCTGATCAAGGACCTGTCGTTCACGCTGCCGCGCAACGGCATCGTGGGCGTCATCGGACCCAACGGCGTGGGCAAGACCACCCTGTTCAAGACCATCGTGGGCCTCGAGCAGCCGGACAGCGGCACGGTCAAGGTGGGCGAGACGGTCAGGCTCAGCTACGTCGACCAGGGCCGCGAGAACATCGACCCCAAGAAGACGGTGTTCGAGGTGGTTTCCGACGGCCTCGACTACATCGAGGTGGGCCAGAACGAGATGCCCTCGCGCGCCTACGTCAGCGCATTCGGCTTCAAGGGGCCGGATCAGCAGAAGCCGGCGGGCGTGCTCTCCGGCGGTGAGCGGAACCGCCTGAACCTCGCGTTGACCCTGAAAGAGGGCGGCAACCTGATCCTGCTCGACGAGCCCACCAACGACCTCGACGTGGAGACGCTCGGCTCGCTCGAGAACGCGCTCGAATCGTTCCCCGGCTGCGCCGTCGTGATCTCGCACGACAGGTGGTTCCTCGACCGGACCTGTACCCACATCCTGGCGTGGGAGGGCAACGTCTCCGAGGGGCAGTGGTACTGGTACGAGGGCAACTTCGAGGGTTACGAGGCCAATAAGACCGAGCGCCTAGGCGTGGACGCCTCGCGTCCGCACCGGGTCACCTACCGCAAGCTGACCAGGGATTGA
- a CDS encoding single-stranded DNA-binding protein, with the protein MFETYMTVIGNVANKPDRRDTPAGQVVSFRLGSTARYWSEEDKRWRDGSSLFLTVNCWRRLVNGVALGVVKGAPVIAHGPVRLREYTTAEGQRRSVMEMRAVSVGLDLARCLAERVDQQRRGGTSGDAESGDPGATSDQRGEGEQRGDWDAEGARDPDPREEPGAAEDSGDAAPRSGVPAVPAREAREPETVQA; encoded by the coding sequence GTGTTCGAGACGTACATGACGGTGATCGGGAACGTGGCGAACAAGCCGGACCGGCGCGATACGCCGGCGGGGCAGGTCGTGAGTTTCCGGCTGGGCAGCACGGCGCGGTACTGGTCCGAGGAGGACAAGCGCTGGCGGGACGGCAGCTCGCTGTTCCTGACGGTGAACTGCTGGCGTCGGCTCGTCAACGGAGTGGCGCTCGGCGTGGTCAAGGGCGCGCCGGTGATCGCGCACGGCCCGGTGCGGCTGCGCGAGTACACGACGGCCGAGGGGCAGCGGCGCAGCGTGATGGAGATGCGCGCGGTGTCCGTCGGGCTGGACTTGGCGCGGTGCCTCGCGGAGCGGGTGGACCAGCAGCGCCGGGGCGGGACCTCCGGCGACGCGGAGTCCGGGGACCCCGGGGCGACAAGTGACCAGCGGGGGGAAGGCGAGCAGCGGGGGGACTGGGACGCCGAGGGCGCGCGGGACCCGGATCCGCGCGAGGAGCCGGGAGCGGCGGAGGATTCCGGCGACGCCGCCCCGCGCTCGGGCGTGCCGGCGGTGCCCGCGCGCGAGGCCCGGGAGCCGGAGACCGTGCAAGCGTGA